A region of Lycium barbarum isolate Lr01 chromosome 1, ASM1917538v2, whole genome shotgun sequence DNA encodes the following proteins:
- the LOC132641171 gene encoding bidirectional sugar transporter SWEET1-like — MGGLVHIIQFVFGILGNAATLFLFLVPTFTFKRIIKNKSTEQFSGVPYVMTFLNCLLSAWYGLPFITSGNILVATINGAGASIELVYVLIFFLYAPNKQKGKILAMFFLVLLAFAGAALVSVLAFHGKNRKLFCGTAATIFSIVMYASPMSIIRLVIRTKSVEFMPFFLSFAVVISCSCWFIYAMLGMDPFIGTSTGVGLGLGIVQLILYFIYCDKKVLNKTSADVPLEMGNGHSNNVRCCQDYEKQSNFHNQLNHELV, encoded by the exons ATGGGTGGTCTTGTACACATTATACAATTTGTTTTTGGGATTTTAG GAAATGCCGCCACTCTCTTCCTCTTCTTGGTACCAAC GTTCACATTCAAGAGGATCATCAAGAACAAATCGACTGAACAGTTCTCTGGCGTACCTTACGTCATGACATTTCTCAACTGCTTGCTTTCTGCATG GTACGGTCTGCCTTTTATAACATCGGGCAATATTCTAGTAGCAACAATCAATGGGGCTGGAGCTTCAATTGAGTTGGTTTACGTGCTCATATTTTTCTTATATGCGCCCAACAAACAAAAGGGAAAAATCTTAGCAATGTTCTTTTTAGTCCTCTTGGCTTTTGCTGGTGCAGCACTTGTATCTGTGCTTGCTTTTCATGGGAAAAACAGGAAGTTATTCTGTGGTACTGCTGCCACCATCTTCTCCATTGTTATGTATGCATCTCCCATGTCTATCATT AGACTAGTAATCAGGACAAAGAGCGTGGAGTTCATGCCATTCTTCCTGTCATTTGCCGTTGTCATATCTTGCTCCTGCTGGTTTATCTATGCCATGCTAGGAATGGACCCATTTATTGGC ACTTCAACAGGTGTTGGCTTGGGCTTAGGAATAGTGCAGCTGATCTTATATTTCATTTACTGTGACAAGAAAGTTTTAAACAAGACTTCTGCTGATGTGCCCCTTGAGATGGGCAACGGCCATAGCAATAATGTTAGGTGTTGCCAGGATTATGAGAAGCAATCAAATTTTCATAACCAATTGAACCATGAGCTAGTTTAG
- the LOC132641161 gene encoding probable trehalose-phosphate phosphatase F — MNLNSAKASSILTNPSPINKSRFRIHSSLLPYSQPGPSISTSDLMTPRKKPGRLDDVRSNCWLDAMKSSSTPSKKVQREADAEDFIDDAKVIYSSWMFKYPSALNSFQQIVSHAKNKKIVIFLDYDGTLSPIVDDPDRAFISADMRSAVRDVAKHFPTAIISGRSRDKVYQLVGLTELYYAGSHGMDIMLPIRNEVCTNGSLIKSTDQQGKEVNLFQPAREFLPMIDESWSVVAQCVHDVLKEYPRLRQTHGRKVLEVRPVIDWDKGKAVEFLLESLGFRNSHDVLPIYIGDDRTDEDAFKVLKERYQGYGILVSTSLKESNAIFSLRDTSEVKEFLEFLAKTMENQEI; from the exons ATGAACTTGAATTCTGCGAAAGCTTCTTCTATTCTAACGAATCCTTCACCGATAAACAAGTCTAGATTTCGGATTCATTCTAGTTTATTGCCTTATTCTCAACCAGGGCCTTCAATCTCCACTAGTGATCTAATGACTCCGAGAAAGAAGCCAGGGAGGCTTGACGATGTTCGTTCTAACTGTTGGCTTGATGCAATGAAGTCTTCTTCAACTCCTAGTAAGAAGGTTCAAAGGGAAGCAGACGCCGAGGATTTTATTGATGATGCTAAAGTTATTTACTCTTCTTGGATG TTCAAGTATCCATCGGCTCTTAACTCCTTTCAGCAAATCGTTAGTCATGCAAAGAATaaaaagattgttatctttttaGACTATGATGGGACTCTTTCTCCAATTGTAGATGATCCTGACCGTGCTTTTATCTCCGCTGAT ATGCGTTCTGCTGTCAGGGATGTTGCAAAGCATTTCCCAACAGCCATCATCAGTGGAAGAAGCCGTGATAAG GTTTATCAGTTGGTAGGACTAACTGAACTCTATTATGCTGGTAGTCATGGTATGGACATCATGCTTCCGATTAGAAATGAAGTGTGCACTAATGGTTCACTTATTAAATCTACTGACCAGCAG GGCAAGGAAGTTAATCTGTTCCAGCCTGCTCGTGAATTCTTACCTATGATTGACGAG AGTTGGTCCGTCGTTGCCCAATGTGTCCATGATGTCTTGAAAGAATACCCTCGACTACGACAAACTCATGGGCGGAAG GTTTTAGAGGTCCGTCCTGTAATAGACTGGGACAAAGGAAAAGCAGTTGAGTTTTTGCTTGAATCACTAG GTTTTCGAAATAGCCATGATGTGCTCCCCATTTATATTGGAGATGACAGAACAGATGAAGATGCATTCAAG GTTTTGAAGGAGAGATATCAAGGTTACGGAATTCTTGTTTCGACTAGCCTAAAGGAGAGTAATGCTATCTTCTCTCTCAGGGATACTTCAGAG GTTAAAGAATTCTTGGAATTTCTTGCAAAAACGATGGAAAACCAAGAAATATAA